GCTAAGCAACAGCTTGTGGCCAAGAGAGTTGAATGGTGAGAGAGAGCTGAGGTGAGCCATGGCTTGGTGGCGGCGTATGGGGAAGAGAGAGTGAACGGCGAGAGAGCACGCGAAGGGGGAGAAAGAGTGAAAGTGTACATTTCTGAAAAATGAGAGTGACCAAATGGGCTTCTAAAAGAGGGTTTTAAGCAATTATTTTAGCAACGAAATTGGTTTCATCGCTATTGGTTACCTTTTAGCAACAAAATTTGTTTCGTCACCAATACCGTTCCATGATTTAAGTGGTTTCTTTTAGTGGGATGAAAGACAATGTTAACCTTTTAGAGACGAAATATTTTGTTGCCATAGATTATATAAGTTTTGTGCCAACTTTTTCCCTCTAGCACCTTTATTTCAATACATAATTGGCGACGAAATTTAATTTTTCGTCGCCAAAGTGTTATTAATTTCTTGTAATTGGTGACAAATTCATATTTCATCACCATATATTACTTTTTGGTGAGGAAAAATATTTCGTTGCTAATATTCATCaccaaaaatacattttgttgtatttttggtgattgAGTTTGTGGAGTTCTCTCAGAATGGTCATTGTTAATGTTCGAACGCTCCATAATGTGTTGGACCATGTTTATGGTGAATTTAAGATAAGCCCACTATTTTTCTCTAGAGGATGGGGTGGATCAAAGCTTGAATTGCTGGAGAGAATGATCAACTTTTCCTAGAAGTGGTTGGTTAGAATTGACGTGGAGGGGctatagaagaagaaggattGCCTCGTGCTAAGCATCAATGACGCTTGCCTCAAATTCTAAACATTTCTTCTTGAGTTTGCATCATCGAGTTTTGCAGCCTCTCTctgtttgtctctctctctctctctgtgactTGCTTTGAACTCAAGCTCGAAGAGTAGTAGTACTTAGTTTTTCCACTACACTAGGCAAAGCAAAGCAAATCACAACACCACAAACAAAAAcgtaaacaaaaaaacaataataaagaaatgaaaaccaaagaaaatccaatGCCTAGAGATCAGCAAAAACTGCGCCACCACCCCCACACTTTGGatgtctctccctctctctctcttagtaaGGTTTATTAGAATAAAGAAAGGTTGATAACTGGGTTCATGTGCAAAGAGGGAAAAACaccatttttatatatagatagatgtaaaagttaggttttaatttttacaaaacctagcttttagatcttcttttctcttgattttttagtttttttaatgttttgagaGGAGCAAGACATAAAAGggtaacaaaaatataaatttatccTTGTTTTTAATAGAGGTGGGTAACGAGATACAAATGAAGCTAatctcaggtgggtaaagtgccaATTTTTAAACTACTGGTAGGCAAAGTGTTTTTGGTCAAAGCACAAGtaggcaaagtgtaattttcccttaaatttaaaattgccCAAGAGGAATATATGTAGACAAcacttttgttttcattttccattgatttattatatagttataacatcaaaataaaGTAGAtgaacatgtttttttttttttttttttttttttttttttttttgaggaacaaaaCATGGAAATTTTTCAATAATGAAAACCAATAATGTCAGCTTGGACAACGGAAAGCAAATGcggtggaacatcctccattcaaaatacaaaatctGAAATTTCTATAGCATATCGTACTAATGAATGAGTGACCTTATTACTTTCTCTCTTTACATGAGAGTAACGTAATTGATTATAACAACTCGCCTCAAAATGAATATCATCAATGATTACACCAACAATTGACAAGAAAGACCTATCCTCTATGAGCGCATTTGTGAGTACCTGACAATCACCCTCAAGAATCACCTGGTTGAATCCCAACTCCGATGCAAACTGAAGCGCTCTAGAGGTTGCCTTAGCTTCAATTTCTAGTGGGCTAACCACGTGAGGGATGTGCTGGGAGAAAGCACCTAGGACCAAGCCACTGTTATCACGCACAACAACACCAATGCCTGAAGAAAGAGTCTTTGTTGATATAACACCGTCAAAAATGAATTCGTaaagtcaatatatatatatatatatatatatcattaaaaccgccaaaaatgaatttgtaaagtcaatatatatatatatatatataaatatatatatctctatatagttaatattgtaaaaaaattaaaggtaaaaaataaatatgaaaaagactAATAATGTGATGGATGAGGTGGCTCACTAGGagcatagcaacaataaatgctacacttaaacttttagatatatatatagattattgaaacactctctctcctctctcttcggTTATGACCACCTTGGCCACAAGCTGCACCTTTTTTTTCCCACGTGGGGAtttggatatggtgagaaaaagagagaaataagaaaattaaatgtcAAAGAAATTTTATGGTTATGTGTTGAGGGGTTACCAGGACCTCCTAACAAGCATATATAAGTTTGATTTTTCTCACAAACATTCTGATAATCCAATATTATGTTCATTGGCTTTTACAGAAGCCTTACACGCATGCTTATCGAATAACAACTAATTAAGCAACTAAGATAACACCTAATAAATCAAATAACAATTCTAATGGGTCACATTGCTGGCTGCCACCTTCAAATAATCTCAGGCCATCCCTAAACAGTTTGTAACAGCCTTTACCAGTTGGTTTAACCATGATTTTTCTGGCACAGTAGTTTCTGAGTTCCTGTTCCTGTTCTTAGGGTTCTTGTTCCTTCTCCCAGAGTTCCTATTCCTTTTAGTTGCATTAGTATCTTCATCCCCTTGGCCACCAGTGTCATTAGTCGACTCATTATCCCCAAAACAATCTGGCTTTTCCAAAGAATCCTGTGAGATGAAAAACAGAAGAATTCCAAATGATGCCATCCTCAAACCAGTTTGAAAACGCTTTTCAACTGTGTCTAGGCGCTTTATCTGCCTGCGCAAAGCATACAATTCATTCACAATCTGTGGTAAAAATCCCATCAGGAAAAGTACAAGCATGGACACTCCAACTATAGTCTCTTGCTTGGGTGACAATTCCTTGTCCACAAGAACCAAAAAGAGAGCAAATAAACATACTTCACTGGCAACTGAGATTATCTCAACCAATTGAACTCGTCTCTTAATAAATGGCTTCTCGAGAACAAGGAAGAAGAGCTGCAAAGAAGTGATGCATAACAAGATTATAACGGGAATCGTAGAAGACACAGTATTCTTATAGGCACCTCCCATAGACCCTAGCAAAATGCGTCTCACGGACTCAATCAATGTGTAGTATATTCTGAGTTGCATAAACAGATTTTGGATAGAAGATGCTTCTACTTGTGTATGAACACTACCCCTAGAAACCTCTACCTCTTCAGTTTTGTCATCAGGGGCAATGATTTGATAATCACCATGTGTATGAGCACTTGTGCTGGATGTCAATGGGACCGCCGGAGTTGCCACGGTACTTGATCTTGTCGGGGGAATATGACTCGGCCTAGTTGAACGGGACATACTTTGTGCTGAACTCGGTGGAGCCAAGTCAGTGCCGCCAGAAACCTCTCCAGCTTCGTCATCAGGGGCAATGATAGAGAGAATGGGACCTCTTAAATCTTCGAATAGAGGCACTAACATGGTTAGGCAATCAGAGTTCTGTTTCCTGTTCAACGTCCATCGGCCTTCATTACCAGGACCCAAAGTTACTTGGGCTATTCTAGGATTTCCTTGTCCTACTTGAATTAGTTGATTATCTTCTTTGTATAGAACTCGCTTTGCAAATGTAATACCAGTAGAGAGGAACCAGAGCAAGTCCAGCAGTAGAAAAGACACAGCAACCAGAATCAGAGTGCCAACTACAATCCCTGATGTCGTTCCTCCTTAATTCACAAAAGTGAGAAAAGATTAAGCCATGTAGTTATGTAGTACTTGAAGTTCTTAGCATTAAACCAATGATAAAGAGCATGTAATTGTGCAAAAAATGTGAATTTGGTTCTAGATACACATTTGCATAACTCTGATATGATGCAGTCAGATAACTATGCCTATGAATGTTGTCATGCATGGAGAAGTGATTTGAGTTAATGTCCAAACAGTGTGAAACATCAACTGTATTGCAATTGTTAAATATGTGAGGACATGGGACTCTAGACCAGTTCTTGTGCCATCCAATATGAtaattattaagtccataagACTTATCTGAACAAGACAGGAACATGGCCACAATTCCATCACATATTTGGAAAGTAGTGTAGAAAAAATTACTCtataagaaagtaaaaaaaaaaaaaaaacatatctcATTCTATGGCATATCATAATGAGAAATAGGCAATTCCTTGATTAATGAATTCAATATAAGTAATGAGTTTAAAGAAGCTAATATGGGGTTTGCAATTAGTAAAACAAAAGCCAGCAGCATAATTATCTTTTGAAACTCAAATTTTGCATGATAAATGCATATTTAAGGATTCATATGTTGGGGAAGGAAACAAGCTTTCAAGTTACCTCTAATTAAAGCAGCAGAGGCCTCACAAATACTAGGCACTGCAAGATTAACAAGGAGTATTTCAAATCTTGGGAATGCGAGTACTCCATAACCCCTCTGCCTTGGCTTCCTGAATTTTAGGATGGCAAGGAGTAAAGCATGCAGCAGTATTAAACTGCCGCCAATTATGGCTAACCAAAACATGGTTCTACTAAAATCCTCCCACCTACACGAGACAAAATCTAGTAAGATATTAcattgaaaaataaaggagtATGTTTATGGCACTTCAAAATCCAAATGATGAATTCTCGAATTAAACAGAAATGAATAATAGGGAATTAAGTATCAAGTTTGTCCTTTTGGTTTGAtcaataatttgaaataattcaAAGCATGAATAGTTTGAATTTTTCATAGAACCTACACAAAATTCTACATCTAAATAACTAGCATAACAAATGGTCCATTCCCagaattatttaatttccattcaacaattcttttaaaattgacaaaatattCCTTTATTGCTTTCATAGTTTTTCtgatttatattgaatattttttgggcaaaaaaaaaaaaattctgaattgaatatttcatttttttactatgtctCTAAAATCCATATGCAAGTGCATGTAATAGATAGAAATAAGAGGCCTCATAACTTACCCGTCCGAAACAGGGTCTGGTCCACTATTCTGCAGGTGTACAATGCATTCTATCACAAATTTTATTCATTGTATGATTAAAGaagtcaaaagaaaataaaataaaaaggtataaGTTTCAGACCTTAATGAGTTCTTTATATCCATCTGGATTCAAAAAATTGGATTTGGGATTAGTCTTATGCTGCACACCCGAGAAAATTCCTGAATCATGAATTTTAGACTTGATGGGATGTGAGTTGGCAGGAGCACTTGAGTGAGTGCGCCCAGTTTCCCAGGGAAGCCTGAAGTAGGGAATGCTCCATTGCATACCCCTTGAAAATTCATAATACTCCACTGGTAGTGGTACTCCCAACCATCTAGATAATGCAAAAACCTGAATATGGCCTGCCATTCTCTGcatgaaagagaaaaggaaaaatgctagTTAGTTCTACAAGAATGATGCAGTTCATAAGGTTTGATAAGTTATTTTGTAGGATACTTAAATGATAGTATGTTACACTAATCTACCCACCAAAAACCATACATAAGGTTTGGTAAAGTCTACAAGAATGATGCTTTCTTGAGGGTCTATTGTTAtttgttcctctctctctctctctctctctctcatccaaaTTGCCAATATTAGAATAACATGGTCAAAAGTCTCAaaacaatgaaaatatttaGAGAGCTCAATTATATATTAAACAAGTAAGTTACCTGTGCGATGCATAgataatgttgtaatatttGATATAAGATTGTTTTAGAGAATGCTGTATATGTATTATAGCGTAATTGTTATAGAGCTTTATTAGAAATGAGTTCATCATAGAAAGcaacaattataaaattgtacacacaaatccattataattatttaattgaagtaatgagaagaaaaaaaaaaaaaaaaactttagaggaatattatagaataaaagttgatatggaatgtatctttctctttctccttaattctaaaaaaatacatatatccCAAACACTCACAGTTAATCACATCATTTACAAAATCCACAAATCCACAACATTCGATCTTTACATCAAAATCGTAATTGCCATTGTCattcaatataaaatgcaagctCCCATTCCTTGGTTGTAACCAACTCATATGGATTAGAATTAGATAAGACAATAATGTTAGAGCTAGGTAGGTATCGTCGAAAGATTAAAGGTAAATAACATCATTTTTGGTTTGTGTGTATTTGACATAGGATGGCATGAAGGGCCATGGGTAGAAGTGCAAGAGATGAACATAgtgaattaaaatgcaaagagtATTGAGTGTATGTGTGAAGAACAAAAagtcttgaaatattgaaccaaaggatacaaaaaatatttatttgttaattagaaaagtcttgaaacattgaactaaataaaacaaaaagtcaatatttaatttgttcttgtCTCTGAAGTGGCACTtgaatatttcaattctttttgcATAGAATGCGTCACTTAGCAAAACCTCATGCTTTCTCACATGAGggctctgcttttatatatatatatatatatatatatattgatattgtttgattttatgtataaaatatcaaggaaaattatttttacaagAGGAAAAGTGTCAATTTGTTCCACAgtatttctaattatttttcttgattgtcaAAAGGCTACATATAATCATGGTATAACTGAATAAtcaattaatgaaataacaGTTCAAATGAGTTAAATTCCTAGCTCCGCTACTAAAGGGCCATGGGTAGATATATAAAGGAGTAGAAGTGCAAGAGGTGAACATGGtaaattaaaatgcaaagagtattgtgtgtatgtgtgacgAACAAAAGgttttgaaacattgaaccaaatgataaaagaatatttatttgttaattagaaaagttttgaaacattgaactaaatgaaacaaaaagttaatatttaatttgttctcgTCTTTGATGTGacatttgaatattttaattctCTTTGCATAGAATGTGCTACTTGGCAAAACCTCATGTTTTTTCACATGAGGgctctatttatatataaatatatatatatatatgtatatatattgattttatgTATAAAAGAccaaggaaaattatttttacaggAGGAGGAAAAAGGGTCAATTTGTTCCACAgtatttctaattatttttcttgattgtcaAAAGGCTACATATAATCATGGTATAactaaataatcaattaatgaaataacaGTTCAAATGAGTTAGATATCATACAAAAAGATTACTCGCAGGATCAGAAACAGAAGAAAATGGTGGAGAAAATGTCCCAATAGAGGAAAGGCTTGCAGTTGAAGCCGTAAGCAGCCCGGCAGCAATAGATGTCGCCACAAATGAAGCAGTTGCAAGCGTAGAAATTACAGTAGATATTATGGGCACAGAAtctgtatatatttttttagcctTACATcagtaaataaataagaaaattaaagagcTCAAAAGTGTCATCTAGGGCATAGTTGTTGGACTACAATTGAGCTGACAACAAGAGATAAGAGTGAGAACCCTTACATGGCCTTACTAGTAGAATTTTGGaagcttgatttttgtttccaGCAACATCGTGAGTTACATTTTCAGGAACACTGACAGATACAATATCATGGTCATGGAATGCCCTTATCACTACAGCATatcttcttttactttcttctccTTCAAAGCTGAAAATGGTAATAACTATCATTGGAAaggaacaaaaatgaaaagatgtCAAGAGTAAATATGCCATACTGATTGAAATGGTATTTCCATCAAGAACCCAAATGGTATGTAAAAAGGTCATCATCATGGTTTCTCAATTGTGTGTGGGTTCATTGTGTATGTGATGTATGTGCTCATGTACTGgttaatatatatagacacaaagGTAACCAGAAATGACTTGCCTCACTAATTTCCCTCCTGTGATTGATATTTTAGAACGGTCGAAGTCAACTACAGGCTCCATAAATTTTATCCACACAGAGATGTTGTGTTCTCTTGTCCTCATGTGGTACAGACTAGTCAAATTTACATCAGGCCCCAGAGAAGGGGGTGTACTTAACCTTATATCAGGCTTTAGAGAATCTGAAGGTGTAATCAACATTACAGTAGGCCTCAAAGAATCTGAAGGTCACAATTATATCTATCAGGAGGAAACACCCAACAAATACACATTTAAATATAAAGCTTTCCTAATTGCATATataatctcttcttcttttttttcttttttttttttttttttgatacaccTAAAGCTTTCCACAAACAGATGATTTATTTTCTCCTTGTAACACTCGTAAACTATTGTCAATCATACCAAATAGGAAAGTAATAAGATCAGCTTGGGAAACTGGAATCCCTTGTCTGCTTATTATAGAGTTTTCCTCAATTCTTAATGTGACTATAGCCATGCCAAATATACATCCAGCAACCTGAAAGTAGAGAGTGAAAATTAATAAGCAAGAAAAGGTATGAGAAAAATAGGTCCTAGAGATATAAATAGCTATAAAtattctctcacacacacataatgtACACTTTGTACACACTACGTCCACAATTTCACATGcaatattcatattttttaagtCCACATTTCAAACATGAAGCTTGTATTGTGTATATATGATCTACAATAATAACTGTGTGACAATCAATACCTTCTTGCATTTTATATTAGGGGAAAGTTCAAGATGTGCAAccatgtaaaatttttaaaaatgatttaacttTCCCAATACAATTAATGGCTCCAATGTTTCCAAGTGACCCCATTCAAAACGATGATGTGCATtacatattataaaaaataaataaataaatgagccATTCCAAATTCATAGGACACCTAAACAGGCTCCTAACCTATGAACCAACTTCTATTCTCATGgctgataaaataatataagatTGTGAGAACCATCTGACCTTATATTCAAATCTGCGATGCCCCGGATGTTGTTTACTGACAGCCAGAGGAAGAAGTGTGCCCTGACTGATCAATTGGAGATCATATTGCACTTtgatagaatttaaaatttctgCAGATGAGTTGAGAACAGGCTCTGGAAAGGTTAAACACAATCTTAGTTTAATACAGTTATTAGTTGCTCGCACCAGTCTAGTTTCACCATCAAGTTGAAGT
The Quercus lobata isolate SW786 chromosome 10, ValleyOak3.0 Primary Assembly, whole genome shotgun sequence DNA segment above includes these coding regions:
- the LOC115962483 gene encoding uncharacterized protein LOC115962483; its protein translation is MSQTSIMVYSEMGLLKLPLVVLLCSVFSLLSFIALCDASELTVKFLKTPQAFSNLSSTTFVFEVLVGGSSACTNCNITCKLDDGSGSIIASECENGTVLCEGLQDGNHKFEVCPNGSQGVGCSSYNWTVDTVPPTANITASSNFTNALNVSINISFSEPCTGPTGGGSFVCSSVNDCNLLVYGDGNVIPTSLKILQPNLQYSFLVNLSSTAQYGRVSLVMDKNFCTDSAGNKFERNKNSNFTLRFDHRRVNFTTHVPERLLQLDGETRLVRATNNCIKLRLCLTFPEPVLNSSAEILNSIKVQYDLQLISQGTLLPLAVSKQHPGHRRFEYKVAGCIFGMAIVTLRIEENSIISRQGIPVSQADLITFLFDSLRPTVMLITPSDSLKPDIRLSTPPSLGPDVNLTSLYHMRTREHNISVWIKFMEPVVDFDRSKISITGGKLVSFEGEESKRRYAVVIRAFHDHDIVSVSVPENVTHDVAGNKNQASKILLVRPYSVPIISTVISTLATASFVATSIAAGLLTASTASLSSIGTFSPPFSSVSDPASNLFRMAGHIQVFALSRWLGVPLPVEYYEFSRGMQWSIPYFRLPWETGRTHSSAPANSHPIKSKIHDSGIFSGVQHKTNPKSNFLNPDGYKELIKNSGPDPVSDGWEDFSRTMFWLAIIGGSLILLHALLLAILKFRKPRQRGYGVLAFPRFEILLVNLAVPSICEASAALIRGGTTSGIVVGTLILVAVSFLLLDLLWFLSTGITFAKRVLYKEDNQLIQVGQGNPRIAQVTLGPGNEGRWTLNRKQNSDCLTMLVPLFEDLRGPILSIIAPDDEAGEVSGGTDLAPPSSAQSMSRSTRPSHIPPTRSSTVATPAVPLTSSTSAHTHGDYQIIAPDDKTEEVEVSRGSVHTQVEASSIQNLFMQLRIYYTLIESVRRILLGSMGGAYKNTVSSTIPVIILLCITSLQLFFLVLEKPFIKRRVQLVEIISVASEVCLFALFLVLVDKELSPKQETIVGVSMLVLFLMGFLPQIVNELYALRRQIKRLDTVEKRFQTGLRMASFGILLFFISQDSLEKPDCFGDNESTNDTGGQGDEDTNATKRNRNSGRRNKNPKNRNRNSETTVPEKSWLNQLVKAVTNCLGMA